The Rhodospirillales bacterium genome has a window encoding:
- a CDS encoding SAM-dependent methyltransferase produces the protein MRADGNKTHVAMVGGGAYSTATKGAKDVIDGAWPLVRDAIGKIPDRMDRAFTLSDMGTADAGTSFDMIGEAIGLIHNRFPERDVQIVYTDQPRNDYNAIFGLVHGLTGKESWLSRHRNVQVLASATSFYDPILPAGTLDLGFSATAMHWLSCKPTDITGHVHMVGAEGAELIDFHVQAAEDWETILMRRAVEMAPGARLVLVNFGIDDEGRYLGNTGGVNMFNTFSLIWQGMISDGAITEAEYQGMTLPQYYRNTQEFRAPIDDRGNPVSMSGLAVEHCESRVVPCPFAAEFREHGDAARFARDYIPTLRSWSAATFRAALDASRSDEERDTLIDTFYDTYEAMVREAPEGHAMDYVHIYMTVAKAG, from the coding sequence ATGAGAGCAGACGGCAACAAGACCCATGTGGCGATGGTCGGCGGCGGTGCCTATTCGACCGCGACCAAGGGTGCCAAGGATGTGATCGACGGCGCATGGCCGCTGGTCAGGGACGCCATCGGAAAGATCCCCGACCGCATGGACCGGGCCTTCACCCTGAGCGACATGGGCACGGCGGACGCCGGCACCTCGTTCGACATGATCGGCGAGGCGATCGGTCTGATCCACAACCGTTTCCCCGAGCGCGATGTCCAGATCGTCTATACCGACCAGCCGCGCAACGACTACAATGCCATCTTCGGCCTGGTGCACGGGCTGACCGGGAAGGAAAGCTGGCTCAGCCGACATCGCAACGTGCAGGTGCTGGCCTCGGCCACGTCGTTCTACGACCCGATCCTGCCCGCCGGCACGCTCGACCTGGGCTTTTCGGCGACCGCCATGCACTGGCTTTCGTGCAAGCCCACCGACATCACGGGCCATGTCCACATGGTGGGCGCCGAGGGTGCCGAACTGATCGACTTCCACGTCCAGGCGGCCGAAGACTGGGAGACAATCCTGATGCGCCGGGCCGTCGAGATGGCACCGGGCGCGCGTCTGGTGCTGGTGAACTTCGGTATTGACGACGAGGGCCGCTACCTCGGCAACACTGGCGGCGTGAACATGTTCAATACCTTCAGCCTGATCTGGCAGGGCATGATCTCGGACGGTGCCATCACCGAAGCCGAGTACCAAGGCATGACCCTGCCCCAGTACTACCGCAACACCCAGGAGTTCCGCGCTCCGATCGACGACCGCGGCAACCCCGTCAGCATGAGTGGACTCGCGGTCGAGCATTGCGAGAGCCGAGTCGTCCCCTGCCCCTTCGCCGCCGAATTCAGGGAGCACGGCGACGCCGCCCGCTTCGCGCGCGACTACATCCCCACCCTGCGCTCGTGGAGTGCCGCCACCTTCCGCGCCGCGCTCGATGCCTCCCGCTCCGACGAGGAGCGCGACACCCTCATCGACACGTTCTACGACACCTACGAAGCCATGGTCCGTGAGGCTCCCGAAGGCCACGCCATGGACTACGTCCACATCTACATGACGGTGGCGAAGGCAGGTTGA
- a CDS encoding glutamate--tRNA ligase, with protein MKPVVTRFAPSPTGRLHVGNVKTALFNWLAARQAGGTFILRLDDTDRERSTEAFAQGIRDDMAWLGLDWDGEEKQSDRFARYEAARAGLAASGRLYPCYETPQELETQRNLQKVRGLPPVYDRSALRLSADEMMSLKAEGRQPHWRFRLGDETVAYDDLIRGAVTFDPGHVSDPVLVREDGAPTYTLASVVDDIDMGVTLVIRGEDHVANTAVQIELTRALGGAVPDYAHHPLLTSATGNGLSKRKGGGAVGDLREDGVEAMAVTSFLARLGTSDAIEPIYAMADLANGFAFGKISRNPPRYDPDEVLALNRKWLHGAPYDAVAAELPGIDAVFWEIVRGNLDRASDAMDWWRICHETIGPGSRDATFCAQAAGLLPPEPWDSATWKAWTDAVKAETGRKGRDLFHPLRLALTGREHGPELAALLPVIGRERVLTRLGGQVRCLDRAMEL; from the coding sequence ATGAAACCCGTCGTCACCCGGTTTGCGCCGAGCCCTACGGGCCGTCTGCATGTCGGCAACGTGAAGACTGCGCTGTTCAACTGGCTGGCTGCGCGCCAGGCGGGTGGCACGTTCATTCTGCGGCTCGACGACACGGATCGGGAGCGTTCCACCGAAGCCTTCGCGCAGGGCATCCGCGATGACATGGCCTGGCTCGGCCTCGACTGGGACGGGGAGGAGAAGCAATCGGACCGCTTCGCCCGCTACGAGGCTGCGCGGGCCGGGCTGGCCGCATCGGGTCGCCTTTATCCCTGCTACGAGACACCTCAGGAGCTTGAGACCCAGCGCAACTTGCAGAAGGTGCGAGGCCTGCCGCCGGTTTACGACCGCTCGGCGCTCAGGCTGTCAGCCGACGAGATGATGTCCCTGAAGGCAGAGGGGCGGCAGCCCCACTGGCGTTTTCGCCTCGGCGACGAGACCGTCGCTTACGACGACCTGATCCGCGGCGCTGTGACGTTCGATCCCGGCCATGTGAGCGATCCCGTGCTGGTGCGCGAGGACGGCGCGCCGACTTATACGCTGGCGTCTGTGGTGGACGACATCGACATGGGCGTGACGCTCGTCATTCGTGGTGAGGACCATGTTGCCAACACGGCGGTCCAGATCGAACTGACCCGGGCCCTGGGCGGGGCGGTGCCGGATTACGCGCATCATCCGCTTCTGACATCGGCTACGGGCAACGGTCTTTCCAAGCGCAAGGGCGGCGGCGCGGTTGGCGATCTGCGCGAGGACGGGGTCGAAGCGATGGCCGTGACGAGTTTTCTGGCGCGGCTTGGGACCTCCGATGCGATCGAGCCGATATACGCCATGGCCGACCTGGCGAACGGCTTTGCCTTCGGGAAGATCTCGCGCAATCCGCCACGCTACGATCCCGACGAGGTGCTGGCCTTGAATCGCAAGTGGCTTCATGGCGCGCCCTACGATGCGGTGGCCGCGGAACTGCCGGGCATCGACGCAGTGTTCTGGGAGATCGTGCGCGGGAATCTCGATCGGGCTTCCGACGCCATGGACTGGTGGCGGATATGCCATGAGACGATCGGGCCCGGAAGCCGGGACGCGACGTTCTGTGCGCAGGCTGCCGGACTGCTCCCTCCGGAACCCTGGGATTCGGCAACCTGGAAGGCCTGGACCGATGCCGTGAAGGCGGAGACGGGACGCAAGGGCAGGGATCTGTTCCATCCCCTGCGCCTCGCGCTGACGGGCCGCGAACATGGGCCGGAGCTGGCGGCGCTGCTTCCCGTGATCGGCCGCGAACGTGTGCTGACGCGTCTGGGCGGTCAGGTGCGTTGCCTCGATCGGGCAATGGAGCTATAG
- a CDS encoding cysteine--tRNA ligase, with protein MSFHAHNTLTRQKERLEPIEPGKVGFYVCGPTVYDLIHLGNARPLVVFDVLFRLLNHRYGEENVKYVRNITDIDDKINAAAQERAIAISELTAMTIERFHEDTVALGCLEPSEEPRATAHIPEMIALIERLIGQGHAYAAEGHVLFDVPSYAAYGRLSGNSRDEIVAGARIEVAPYKKDAADFVLWKPSTGELPGWDSPWGYGRPGWHLECSAMSEKHLGRCFDIHGGGRDLIFPHHENEIAQTCAAHADAGFATIWMHNGFLSVEGEKMSKSLGNFYTVRALLDDWPGEALRFALLSAQYRQPLDFTFDLLRQARATLDRFYNAIGEAGDPEHGEIPADVLSALDDDLNTPLAVAAMHRLADRVFQGDRTAAASLRGAGAVLGLLQAPSQAWFQGGDGNEASEIEGLIETRKAARANRDFAAADRIRDDLKARGIELKDGPEGTTWRRV; from the coding sequence ATGTCCTTCCATGCCCATAACACGCTGACGCGCCAGAAAGAGCGGCTTGAACCCATTGAGCCCGGCAAGGTCGGGTTCTACGTCTGCGGCCCCACGGTCTATGACCTGATTCATCTGGGCAACGCCCGCCCGCTCGTCGTCTTCGACGTTCTTTTCCGTCTCCTCAACCATCGCTACGGTGAGGAAAATGTCAAATATGTTCGTAATATCACAGATATCGACGATAAGATTAATGCTGCAGCTCAAGAGCGCGCCATCGCGATCAGCGAGCTGACGGCAATGACGATCGAGCGTTTCCACGAAGATACGGTTGCGCTGGGCTGCCTGGAACCGAGTGAGGAACCACGGGCCACGGCTCATATCCCGGAGATGATCGCGCTGATCGAACGGCTGATCGGGCAGGGCCATGCCTATGCCGCGGAAGGCCACGTGCTGTTCGATGTGCCGTCCTATGCGGCCTACGGGCGCTTGTCGGGCAACAGCCGGGACGAGATCGTCGCTGGCGCGCGTATCGAGGTCGCGCCTTACAAGAAGGATGCGGCCGACTTCGTGCTCTGGAAGCCCTCGACCGGCGAGCTGCCGGGTTGGGACAGCCCCTGGGGCTACGGGCGGCCCGGCTGGCACCTTGAGTGCTCGGCCATGAGCGAGAAGCATCTGGGTCGTTGCTTCGATATCCACGGCGGTGGGCGCGACCTGATCTTTCCGCACCATGAGAACGAGATCGCCCAGACCTGCGCCGCCCACGCCGATGCCGGCTTCGCGACGATCTGGATGCACAACGGCTTCCTCTCGGTCGAGGGGGAGAAGATGTCGAAGTCGCTCGGCAACTTCTACACGGTACGCGCGTTGCTGGACGACTGGCCGGGTGAGGCGCTGCGTTTCGCGCTGCTCTCCGCGCAGTATCGCCAGCCGCTCGACTTCACCTTCGACCTTCTGAGGCAGGCCAGGGCCACGCTCGACCGCTTCTACAACGCGATCGGCGAGGCCGGTGATCCCGAGCACGGCGAGATTCCGGCCGATGTGCTCTCGGCGCTCGACGATGACCTCAACACGCCCCTGGCGGTGGCCGCGATGCACAGGCTTGCCGACCGCGTCTTCCAGGGCGATCGCACAGCCGCGGCGTCGCTGCGTGGTGCCGGTGCGGTGCTGGGTCTGCTCCAGGCACCGTCGCAGGCCTGGTTCCAAGGCGGTGACGGCAACGAGGCGTCCGAAATCGAAGGACTCATCGAGACCCGAAAGGCGGCGCGTGCCAACAGGGATTTCGCGGCAGCCGACCGGATTCGGGACGATCTCAAGGCACGCGGGATCGAACTGAAGGACGGGCCGGAGGGTACGACCTGGAGACGCGTCTGA
- a CDS encoding citramalate synthase: MADRVYLFDTTLRDGAQTQGVDFNVAEKAEIAHALDELGVDYVEGGWPGANPTDDAFFGSAPALQRAAFTAFGMTRRPGRSVRNDPGLQAVVSASAQAVCLVGKAWDFHVDLALEISKDENVAMIADSIAHAVARGREAMFDAEHFFDGYKSDPDFTVACIEAALEAGARWAVLCDTNGGTLPGEVGDIVAAVAARVGGDRLGIHAHNDTGNAVANSLVAVEAGVRQVQGTLNGLGERCGNANLVSLIPTLKLKSGYEIGVSDKDLVHLAHASRLLDALLNRAPDRHAPYVGSAAFAHKGGLHVSAVMKDPRTYEHVPPETVGNRRHIVVSDQSGRANMLVRLSEAGMEVDPDHPRLPRLVEEVKAREFEGYSYDGAEASFELLARRILGTVPTYFEVESFRVQVERRHNALGKLVTVSEATVKLIVDGHRLLSVAEGNGPVDALNHALAKDLGKYADALGNWRLVDYKVRIISPQAGTGAITRVLIESTDDSGATWNTVGVSANIIDASFQALVDSITCKLMRTDAPA; encoded by the coding sequence ATGGCCGATCGCGTTTATCTCTTCGATACCACGTTGCGCGACGGCGCCCAGACCCAGGGCGTCGACTTCAATGTCGCGGAAAAGGCCGAGATCGCGCACGCGCTGGACGAACTGGGCGTCGACTACGTCGAAGGCGGCTGGCCGGGCGCGAATCCGACCGACGATGCTTTCTTCGGCAGCGCCCCGGCGCTCCAGCGCGCGGCCTTCACGGCCTTCGGGATGACCCGCCGTCCCGGTCGCAGCGTCAGGAACGATCCCGGTCTCCAGGCGGTCGTCTCGGCCTCTGCCCAGGCGGTCTGTCTGGTCGGCAAGGCCTGGGACTTCCACGTCGACCTGGCACTGGAAATCTCCAAAGACGAGAACGTCGCGATGATCGCCGACTCGATTGCGCACGCCGTGGCGCGGGGGCGCGAGGCGATGTTCGACGCCGAACATTTCTTCGACGGCTACAAGTCCGACCCTGACTTCACTGTCGCCTGCATCGAGGCGGCGCTCGAGGCGGGTGCCCGTTGGGCCGTGCTGTGCGACACGAACGGCGGCACACTGCCGGGCGAGGTGGGAGACATTGTCGCCGCCGTTGCCGCCAGGGTCGGCGGCGACCGACTCGGCATTCACGCCCACAACGATACGGGCAATGCCGTGGCGAACAGTCTGGTCGCAGTCGAAGCGGGTGTGCGCCAGGTGCAGGGAACACTCAATGGCTTGGGCGAACGCTGCGGCAATGCCAACCTGGTCTCGCTGATCCCGACGCTCAAGCTGAAGTCCGGCTACGAGATCGGGGTGAGCGACAAGGATCTCGTGCACCTGGCCCATGCGTCCCGCCTGCTTGACGCGCTGCTCAACCGTGCGCCCGACAGGCACGCGCCCTATGTCGGCAGCGCAGCCTTTGCCCACAAGGGCGGCCTCCACGTTTCGGCCGTGATGAAAGACCCCCGGACCTACGAGCACGTGCCGCCCGAAACCGTCGGCAACCGCCGCCACATCGTGGTCTCCGACCAGTCCGGGCGGGCCAATATGCTGGTGCGTCTGAGCGAAGCGGGCATGGAGGTCGATCCCGATCACCCCAGGCTTCCGCGCCTGGTCGAGGAGGTAAAGGCCCGCGAGTTCGAGGGTTACAGCTATGACGGTGCCGAAGCGAGCTTCGAGCTCCTGGCCCGGCGCATTCTGGGCACGGTGCCGACCTACTTCGAGGTCGAGAGCTTCCGCGTGCAGGTCGAGCGCCGGCACAACGCGCTGGGCAAGCTGGTCACCGTCTCGGAGGCGACGGTCAAGCTGATTGTCGATGGCCACCGGCTTCTGTCGGTCGCGGAAGGCAACGGCCCGGTGGATGCGCTCAACCACGCACTCGCCAAGGATCTCGGCAAATACGCCGACGCTCTCGGGAACTGGCGGCTGGTCGACTACAAGGTGCGCATCATCTCGCCCCAGGCCGGTACGGGGGCCATCACCCGCGTCCTGATCGAAAGCACCGACGACAGCGGCGCAACGTGGAACACGGTCGGCGTCTCGGCCAACATCATCGACGCCTCGTTCCAGGCTCTGGTCGATTCGATTACCTGCAAACTCATGCGCACCGACGCGCCTGCGTGA
- a CDS encoding RNA methyltransferase, whose protein sequence is MTAPAIILVRPQMGENIGAAARAMANFGLTDLRIVAPRDGWPNPAAEAMAAGGLAIVQDASLHDTTTEAVAGLHHVWATTARSRDMLKPEVTPERAAVDLHAAPAGEICGVLFGPERTGLDNDEVALADAILQVPTVPDNASINLAQCVLLIGYEWFKAQDEVLDSAVPSGKTWPATREELEGFFDHLIGELDRCGFLRNEQHRPIMVRNIRNMFLRAGLFGQEVRTLRGIVSCLTSGRKPLPTKDER, encoded by the coding sequence GTGACCGCACCCGCGATCATCCTCGTGCGACCGCAGATGGGGGAGAACATCGGGGCGGCGGCGCGGGCGATGGCGAACTTCGGACTCACGGACCTGCGCATCGTTGCGCCCCGCGACGGCTGGCCCAACCCGGCTGCCGAGGCCATGGCGGCGGGCGGTCTTGCGATCGTGCAGGATGCATCGCTGCACGACACGACGACCGAGGCGGTCGCCGGACTCCATCATGTCTGGGCGACGACGGCACGCAGCCGCGACATGCTCAAGCCCGAGGTCACGCCTGAACGCGCGGCGGTCGACCTTCACGCCGCGCCGGCGGGCGAGATCTGCGGCGTGCTGTTCGGGCCGGAACGGACCGGCCTCGACAATGACGAGGTTGCGCTGGCCGACGCCATCCTCCAGGTTCCGACGGTGCCCGACAATGCCTCGATCAACCTGGCGCAGTGTGTCCTGCTGATCGGCTACGAGTGGTTCAAGGCGCAGGACGAGGTGCTGGATTCAGCCGTTCCGTCAGGCAAGACATGGCCTGCGACCAGGGAGGAACTCGAAGGCTTTTTTGATCACCTGATCGGAGAGCTCGACAGATGCGGCTTCCTGCGCAACGAGCAGCATCGGCCAATCATGGTGCGCAACATCCGCAACATGTTCCTGCGCGCGGGCCTGTTCGGGCAGGAGGTGCGCACACTGCGCGGGATCGTGAGCTGTCTGACGAGTGGCCGGAAACCCCTGCCAACCAAGGATGAGCGATGA
- a CDS encoding NAD+ synthase, whose protein sequence is MTDTLRIALAQLNPTVGAVEANADKVLAARADAAAQGADLMVTPELVINGYPPEDLVLRPAFQEQVEAAVDRLARATDDGGLAVLLGATHRSNGALHNAVYLLDGGVVRHVRLKYDLPNYGVFDEKRVFKAGPLPGPIPFRDVRLGAMICEDMWTGEVAECLEENGAELLVVPNGSPFDVENTERRMNQAVARVIETGLPMVYVNQVGGQDELVFDGASFVLDAERNLKAQLPGWREAVVTTSWHRTADGWRCDDAGIAPELGRWETIYRALVTGLADYVGKNGFPGVLIGMSGGIDSALSAAVATDALGPDRVHCVMMPSRYTSRESLDDASECSRLLGVRHDSVSIAPAVGACDIMLNDLFAGSDPNEAEENIQARSRGMILMALSNKFGHMVLSTGNKSEMSVGYATLYGDMCGGYSVLKDVYKTSVYALSNWRNRNRPDGLLGPEGRVIPQNIVDKAPTAELRDNQTDRDSLPPYDTLDDILHGMVEKEETLSRICDRGHDRVLVERIRGLLMRAEYKRRQAPPGVKISPRAFGRDRRYPITNRFRS, encoded by the coding sequence ATGACCGATACCCTCAGGATTGCCCTGGCCCAACTCAACCCCACGGTGGGTGCGGTCGAGGCCAATGCCGACAAGGTGCTGGCGGCCCGTGCCGATGCTGCCGCGCAGGGTGCCGATCTCATGGTGACGCCCGAGCTCGTGATCAACGGCTACCCGCCCGAGGACCTGGTCCTGCGGCCGGCGTTTCAGGAGCAGGTCGAGGCGGCGGTCGATCGCCTCGCACGGGCGACCGACGACGGCGGACTCGCTGTCCTTCTGGGGGCGACGCATCGCAGCAACGGCGCTCTCCACAATGCGGTCTATCTGCTCGACGGCGGCGTGGTGCGCCATGTTCGCCTGAAGTACGATCTGCCCAACTACGGTGTCTTCGACGAGAAGCGTGTCTTCAAGGCCGGCCCGTTGCCCGGACCCATTCCGTTCCGCGACGTCCGGCTCGGCGCGATGATCTGCGAGGACATGTGGACCGGCGAGGTGGCCGAGTGCCTTGAGGAAAACGGTGCCGAACTGCTCGTCGTGCCCAATGGATCGCCCTTCGACGTCGAGAACACCGAGCGACGCATGAACCAGGCGGTGGCGCGGGTTATCGAGACCGGGCTGCCGATGGTCTACGTCAACCAGGTTGGCGGTCAGGACGAACTGGTGTTCGACGGTGCTTCTTTCGTGCTCGATGCGGAGCGGAACCTGAAGGCGCAGCTTCCGGGCTGGCGCGAAGCGGTTGTGACGACGTCCTGGCATCGCACGGCGGACGGCTGGCGTTGCGATGACGCCGGCATCGCGCCGGAACTCGGGCGCTGGGAGACCATCTACCGCGCGCTTGTGACGGGTCTCGCCGATTACGTCGGCAAGAATGGGTTCCCGGGCGTTCTGATCGGCATGTCGGGCGGCATTGATTCGGCGCTGTCCGCTGCCGTTGCGACCGATGCCCTGGGGCCCGACAGGGTCCACTGTGTCATGATGCCCTCGCGCTATACGAGCCGGGAGAGCCTCGACGACGCCTCGGAGTGTTCGCGTCTTCTGGGCGTTCGCCATGACAGCGTCTCGATTGCGCCGGCTGTCGGTGCCTGTGATATCATGCTGAACGATCTCTTTGCCGGCTCCGATCCCAACGAGGCCGAGGAAAACATCCAGGCGCGCAGCCGTGGCATGATCCTGATGGCGCTCTCCAACAAGTTCGGTCACATGGTGCTCTCGACCGGCAACAAGTCCGAGATGTCGGTGGGCTACGCCACGCTCTACGGCGATATGTGCGGCGGCTACTCGGTGCTGAAGGATGTCTACAAGACGAGCGTCTACGCGCTCTCGAACTGGCGCAACCGGAACAGGCCCGACGGGCTGCTCGGCCCCGAGGGGCGTGTGATCCCGCAGAACATCGTTGACAAGGCACCCACCGCCGAGCTCAGGGACAACCAGACCGACCGGGACAGCCTGCCGCCCTATGACACGCTGGACGATATCCTCCACGGCATGGTCGAGAAGGAAGAGACCCTCAGCCGGATTTGCGACCGCGGTCACGACCGGGTCCTGGTTGAGCGTATCCGGGGCCTTCTGATGCGTGCGGAGTACAAACGGCGCCAGGCCCCGCCGGGTGTCAAGATCTCGCCCAGGGCCTTCGGCCGCGATCGCCGCTACCCCATCACCAACCGCTTCCGCAGCTGA
- a CDS encoding type II toxin-antitoxin system HicA family toxin: MGNIPVLKPCEVVSLLKRQGFVLIRQRGSHMQFRHADGRQTTVPFHAGRDMSPVLLRKIAQDIGMSAEALLGR; this comes from the coding sequence TTGGGCAACATCCCTGTTCTCAAGCCATGTGAAGTCGTGTCTTTGCTCAAACGGCAAGGGTTCGTCTTGATCCGCCAACGGGGTTCTCACATGCAGTTTCGCCACGCCGACGGAAGGCAGACAACAGTCCCGTTTCACGCGGGGCGGGATATGTCGCCGGTCTTGTTGAGAAAGATCGCCCAAGACATCGGAATGTCGGCCGAAGCCTTGCTCGGTCGGTAG